From the Candidatus Bathyarchaeota archaeon A05DMB-5 genome, the window AATAATTCTTAAGGACAAGGATATTTTGAAACTTAAAAAGAACGAGTTGCGGAACCTTAGAGGAAAAGAAATCTCCTATGTATTCCAAGACCCCATGACCTCTTTAAATCCAGTCAAAAGAATCGGCGCCCATTTTGTTGAACTTATCCAAACTCATGAGCCAAAAATAAGCAGCAAAGAGGCACTGGAACGAACAAAAAAATTTCTTGCAGATGTTGGGATTCAGCCAGAACGCGTAAACGATTATCCTCATCAGCTCAGTGGAGGAATGAGACAACGAGTAATGATAGCATTAGCAATGGCGCTTAATCCAAGCTTAATAGTCGCTGACGAACCAACAACTGCTCTTGACGTGATAGTCCAAGCCAAAATTCTAGACCTTCTCGATGCTCTAAGAAAAGCTTACGGTTTGACTCTTATCATAATAACGCATGATTTGAGCCTAGTCTTAGAAAGAAGCGACAAAATCCTTGTTATGTACGCTGGACACATGGTTGAGTACG encodes:
- a CDS encoding ABC transporter ATP-binding protein; its protein translation is MAQELLNVDALTVEYWAKRGRIRAVEDVSFSVGKAETLGVVGESGCGKSTLSLSLGLLVPYPGRITKGRIILKDKDILKLKKNELRNLRGKEISYVFQDPMTSLNPVKRIGAHFVELIQTHEPKISSKEALERTKKFLADVGIQPERVNDYPHQLSGGMRQRVMIALAMALNPSLIVADEPTTALDVIVQAKILDLLDALRKAYGLTLIIITHDLSLVLERSDKILVMYAGHMVEYARSVDIYSNPQHPYTQGLLKSIPNIELAEQKLEAIAGSPPDMLNLPKGCRFWPRCYRAKERCRTQEPPLVETNAEHYVRCYAYEGVKKREPK